The sequence AATCGCCCCTGCAATCTGATTAACGTCAAGATTAAAGGTATGGGGATCAATGTCCACAAAAATAGGTGTCGCCCTCACCCGGGTAATCACTTCCGCCGTGGCGATAAACGTGAAGGGCGTGGTAATCACCTCATCCCCTTGTCCAATCTGTAAGGCTCGCAGTGCCAGATACAAAGCGTCTGTGCCGGAGTTACAGGCGACACATTCGCTGGTATTCATGTACGCCGCAAATTGCTCCTCAAAGCCTTGAACCGCAAGCCCACCAACGTAACGTCCGGAGGTGAGAATCTCCTGAACAGCTACACTGACTTGGTTTTCAATGTGTTTATACTGTCGTGCCAGATCAATAGGGGGAATGTGATTCACTCGCTTACACCTAGATATTTTTATATAGAAATTACCGGGAAATCAGTCTTCTATCAATAACCCATCCCCCTATCTCCCCCATCTCCCCCAGCTTCCCCAGCTTCCCCAGCTTCCCCATCTCCCCCTATCACCCCTATCACCCCTATCTTCCCCATCTCCCCCATCTCCCCCATCCCCCCATGCTTCACAAACTCTTCAAACCATCTTTATCATAGCTACACCTAAAACCGCGCTGGAACAGGCAAACTAAGAAAAGCAGATGCACCCTGCCAGCCACAGCAGATGCACCCTGCTGAACCCTGAGTAAAACCCACATTATCGCTTAAATTTCAAAATTAGGCGATATGTGGGTCTTGTATTTATTTCCCGCGATCGCTCTTCCTCTATCCGGAGGGTTTGGGATTGACTGAGCTTATGGAGAACCTCTCTCCAAACCTCTCTCCTGCGAGGAGAGAGGCTTTGAATTCTCCCCCTTTTCAAGGAAGCGGAGTATCCTGAAGTTGGATTCACGGCTATAGTTCCATTTCAGATAGTCCAATGAGCGCTACAGGAAAACGATTCAGGCAGTTCCTCAAGTATCTAGGCTTAGTGGGTTTGACGACGGTGTTGACGGTTGCATTGGCGTGGCAAGATTTCCCCAGCCGAATGGGAATCCTGGAGGTGAATGCGGCAATTCCCGATACTTCTGTGGTTCAGGTGTCTCCCCCCGATGCAGTTGAATTGGTGCAAGTGGGTTTACAACGGTATCAGTCGGGGAAATTTGCCGCCGCTGTAACCGCTTGGCAACAGGCAGCAGATCTCTTTGCAAGTCTTGGGGATTCCCTGAATCAAGCCATGGTACTGAGCAATTTAGCACTCGCCTATCAGCAGTTGGGACAGTGGACGCCAGCGAATCAGGCAATTGAGAAGAGTTTACACCTTTTGCAAACTGAAACAGCGAGTCGCGATCGCACGACGGTTTTGGCGCAGGTGCTGAATACCCAGGGGAAGCTGCAATTGGCACAGGGACAACCGGAACAGGCGCTGAAGACGTGGGAAGAGGCGACAGAAACCTATCAGCAGGTGGGTGATGACATTGGCGTGGTGCGTAGCTTGATGAATCAGGCGCAAGCCTTGCGAGTTCTGGGGTTTTATCCGCGAGTTAGGGCGACTTTAGAACAAGTGAATCAACGGTTGCAAAATCAGCCGGATTCGTCGATAAAGGCGGCGGGATTATTGAGTTTTGGCGATACGTTGCGCTTAGTGGGTGACTTGGAAGAATCGGAGACAGTGTTGCAGGAAAGTTTAGCGATTGCCCAAACGTTAGACTTATCCTCAGGGATTACGGCGGCGTTTTTGAGTTTGGGAAATACGGCGTATAGTCAAGGAGAATTGAAGGCGGCAATTGAGTTTTATCAAAACGCGATCGCGTCTTCTGTTTCACCCACCACAACCCTACAGGTACAATTAAATCAACTGCGTTTATTGATAGAACTAGAAAACTGGACAGATGCAGAAGCATTAGCTGAGAAAATACAGTCCAAATTTGCTAATTTACCCATAAATCGTAGCAGTATTTATGCTCGAATTAATTTTAGCCAAAGCCTGCTGAAACTATGGCGTCATGAATCAGAGGTTGTAGGGGCGGGTTTGACTTCTAACCTTTCAGAGAAAACCGCTAACGTAACTAAACCCGCCCCATCCACAATTGTCGGTGCAGGTTTTACTTCTAACCTTACAGAGACAACCCCCTTGTACAGACGCGCCATGGCGCGTCTCTACACTAAACCCGCCCTGAATCCACAAGCAGTCGCTCAAATTCTGACTATCGGAATTCAGCAAGCAAAGGAATTAGGCGATCAACGAGCGGAATCATACAGCTTGGGTTATTTGGGTCAGATTTACGAGTATACTCAACAATGGTCTGAAGCGAAAACGCTAACAGAACAGGCGTTACTTTTGGCACAATCGGTCAATTCTCCTGATATTGCTTATTTGTGGCAATGGCAGTTAGGGCGACTGCTGAAAGCCCAGATAGACCGAGGGATTGCCGATGATTCAGCTATCCAGAGTGCTGTTGCTGCTTATAAAGAAGCGATTCATTCTCTCAATTCCCTACGCAATGATTTAGTTGCGACGAATTTGGAGTTACAGTTCTCATTTCGAGAAAGTGTAGAACCGATTTATCGCCAGCTTGTTAGTTTACTATTGCAACCGGGGAATAAAGCGGTTAGCCAGGAGAATTTAGTTCAAGCCCGTGAGGTGATTGAATCGCTACAGTTAGCCGAATTAGATAATTTCTTTCGTGAGGCTTGTTTGACAGCGCAACCAGAACCCGTTGACCAAGTTGATGCGAATGCGGCGGTGATTTATCCGATTATTTTACCGGATCGATTGGAGGTGATTGTGGCAATAGCGAATCAACCGCTACGACACTATGCGACTAATATATCTGAGACGGAAGTAGAAACGGTTCTGGCTCAAACCCGCCGTTCTCTGCGACGAGTAGCGAGCGATCGCGAACGATTACCTCTGTTTTCTCAATTGTACGATTGGTTGGTGCAACCGATTGAGACGGAGTTAGCGGCGTCTGAGATTAAAACTTTAGTATTTGCCTTAGATGGTTCGCTGAAAAGTCTGCCCATGGCAGCATTATATGATGGTGAAAACTATCTGATTGAAAAATACAGTGTCGCCCTGACTCCAAGTCTACAAATCCTGGAACCTCAACCCTTAAGCCGTACCCCAATTAAGGTGTTAGTGGGGGGATTAAGTGAGGCAAAACAGAACTTTCCAGCGTTACCTGGTGTGGAGTCGGAGATACAGCAGATTCAGGCGGAGATTCCGGCGCAGGTGCTACTGAATCAGCAGTTTACCAGTGCGGCGATGCAAAAAGAGATAAGTGCTGCGTCATTTCCGGTGGTTCATTTAGCCACTCATGGTCAGTTTAGTTCTGATGCTGAAGATACCTTTATTTTGGCGTGGGATGATCGCGTGAATGTGAAACAATTAGGAGAAGTCCTCCAGGCGCGGGAGGAAAGGGAACGTCAACCGATTGAATTGCTGGTATTGAGTGCTTGTCAAACCGCCGCAGGGGATCAGCGTGCGGCGTTGGGAATAGCGGGAGTCGCTGTGCGATCGGGGGCGCGGAGTACATTGGCGACGTTATGGTCAGTGGATGACCAGTCTACGGCGATGTTGATGGTGAAATTTTATCAGGAATTGGCACAAGCCGATGTCACCAAGGCGGAAGCGTTGCGTCAGGCTCAGGTGGCGCTATTGCAGCAGTCGAGATTTAGACATCCTTATTATTGGACACCGTTTGTGTTGCTGGGCAATTGGCTTTGATTGCCTTTGTAGTCAGGGAACTTTATCCCTATATTCTGTTGGGTTAGCTTAGGTCAAGCCCAACTACAACCTATGTAATCTTTTGTAGTAAAACTCAATGTATCTGGAAGGAACCTTTAAAAATCTTTTCATGTTAACAATGCCAGGAGGTGATTATAATAAGCTAATATTATAAGTTAATTGACCCGTGCTGTATATCAATTTCGGTAGCATTATTCTCCTATTTTGGAACGTAAAACGGGAGACAAGTAAAAGAGTAGAAAGGAAACCCATCCAGCTTAGAATGGGTGTATTTCTATATCTTACAATCCATTTAAATAACTACAGGTATAAAAGGTAAGCTGTTCGGCATTTAA comes from Coleofasciculus chthonoplastes PCC 7420 and encodes:
- a CDS encoding CHAT domain-containing protein, whose product is MSATGKRFRQFLKYLGLVGLTTVLTVALAWQDFPSRMGILEVNAAIPDTSVVQVSPPDAVELVQVGLQRYQSGKFAAAVTAWQQAADLFASLGDSLNQAMVLSNLALAYQQLGQWTPANQAIEKSLHLLQTETASRDRTTVLAQVLNTQGKLQLAQGQPEQALKTWEEATETYQQVGDDIGVVRSLMNQAQALRVLGFYPRVRATLEQVNQRLQNQPDSSIKAAGLLSFGDTLRLVGDLEESETVLQESLAIAQTLDLSSGITAAFLSLGNTAYSQGELKAAIEFYQNAIASSVSPTTTLQVQLNQLRLLIELENWTDAEALAEKIQSKFANLPINRSSIYARINFSQSLLKLWRHESEVVGAGLTSNLSEKTANVTKPAPSTIVGAGFTSNLTETTPLYRRAMARLYTKPALNPQAVAQILTIGIQQAKELGDQRAESYSLGYLGQIYEYTQQWSEAKTLTEQALLLAQSVNSPDIAYLWQWQLGRLLKAQIDRGIADDSAIQSAVAAYKEAIHSLNSLRNDLVATNLELQFSFRESVEPIYRQLVSLLLQPGNKAVSQENLVQAREVIESLQLAELDNFFREACLTAQPEPVDQVDANAAVIYPIILPDRLEVIVAIANQPLRHYATNISETEVETVLAQTRRSLRRVASDRERLPLFSQLYDWLVQPIETELAASEIKTLVFALDGSLKSLPMAALYDGENYLIEKYSVALTPSLQILEPQPLSRTPIKVLVGGLSEAKQNFPALPGVESEIQQIQAEIPAQVLLNQQFTSAAMQKEISAASFPVVHLATHGQFSSDAEDTFILAWDDRVNVKQLGEVLQAREERERQPIELLVLSACQTAAGDQRAALGIAGVAVRSGARSTLATLWSVDDQSTAMLMVKFYQELAQADVTKAEALRQAQVALLQQSRFRHPYYWTPFVLLGNWL